ATGCACTTATTTTGAAAAATATCATCACGGAGCAAATAGTTTATGAATGGCCTTATATGTATCTAAGAAGATTTGGTGGTGACAAGGTACCTTtcgtttattttaaaattttaatttcaTATCTAAACAGAGGATTTAGTGTGTGCCCATTATGCTGCTTTGTTATGTACTTGTCTCAAATGAATGTTATGACTGCCACTCATATGTGATTGTTCAGTAGTATTCATTGAATATAATGCCATCCCAGATTAGTATTGTCACTAAGAACTGGAAAATGTCCTATCGTTTTCCACCGTTGGTGTTGGTCAAATTTCCACAAATCCAACTCATTCATCCCAATAAacaaagcagatttttttttctggTCTTCCCAATGTCGAGGAGGTCACATTATGAGAAGCAAAAAGAGTGAGTAAATAGAAAGAAGTATTGGGTAAACCACTGCTTcatctggaaggagtgtttggtgCCTTTTATGGCGCAGAGAAAGGAAATAAAAGGCGAGGTGTTACATCTGCTGCATTTGCATGATAGGTGTCTTTGAAGGAGATGGGTATTGTGGTAGATGGAGAAGCTACCTGTTAGGCCCAACCAAAAAGGAAAGGAACTTACTTGGGCGTTGAACTAAACCCTACATTAAAGAAATCAATTGGGGCCCAATTCCTGTGCTCACCAACCAGATCCCTGTACCACCTAAGTGAGAGCTGTAATGACACGAGCAGCAGCCAGAATTTCCACTGCTCTTTGAGCTCAATGAACATTATTAGAATTGTTATGAGGATCAAGGTTTAGTCGTTGAGCCAATGGTCTTGCCATTCTCACACAGAAAATGTACCCTGCACCCTGGAAGGCAGAGTTTATGAAAACTGAAAGGTGTATTTTGTTGATATTGGGGATAAGATGTAAGGTATAATTCCGCAATAGCGTATTCACAGTGGAGAACGATGCTGGTGGAGATCAGAAGACCATGTTAGCAGAATAGCACTGCAGAATTAATGCTATATTGTTTATACAACAATTTTTAACTACATTACCATTTACATTTTTCAGAGAATGTTTTCAATTGAATCTGGAAGAAGATGCAAATCTGGTCCAGGCAGGTTTGAATTCGAAACCAAGCAGGGAAAACAGATTTTTCTGTCTGTAAATGCTGCTGTAAAGATGCAAAAGGACGATAACGAAGAGGAGCGCTGTAATTCTGATCCTTTAGAAAGTTACAGTTTATTCTCTGAAAACTCGGTTACTTGCAAGCAATATTCAGGTAGCACACGGTCTCATAAGGAGCATACTGCTGAACATAAAGCTCAACTAGCCAAAAGAGTATCATCTCTAATATCAGATGTTTCTGAAGGCATGCATCATTTATGTTATGATGCTCCTCCAGATCATCAGGCAAGTACTCCACTAAGTAAATCACCAGTGAGGTTTCAGTACAGTTTCCCATCATCTCCTCTATTTGCATCACACGATAAAGTAAATTCTAAATTATCAGCAGGCACAGCTGAGAATTGGACTACACCATATTCAGAAACAAGCCCAGGAGGGGGTCATCTGACACTCCCTCTGGAACCACCAAACAGTACTAAATCCATACCAAGGCAGCAAAGCAGTATTACAGCTCGTGGAGAGGATACCCTAccacataaaatcaatgagtctTTTTTTAGGTTTCCCAGCAAAATAGGTTCATTTAACAATGAACATAATTCTGTTAAAAAGAGCATTCCTTCTATTATAATGACTCAACATCCTGAATCCCTTTATGACACGGTGTACAGTGGATCTAATAAACCAGAATGCACAAATGTGTTTAATCAAACAACAAATCATAAGAAGAATGAGCACATATATGAAATTAGTGATGATTCTTTGCTTTACGATGAAGCAAAAGAATTAAGTGAAGCatggaaagtgcaaggcagactGAATGACTCCTTAGGTTATGAATATCCATACAATCCTTCTGCAGATGACTATGCAGTACCAAAACAGACAAGTAAAGGTGCTCCTCCCAGACCACCTAAAAAAGTGCCATCTCCAAGAGAAAGCATGCAAAAAAGTGATTATGCCAATGTGGAATCAATCATACGCAAGAGGCATTCATGCAATTAATCATAATTTGTAAAAAATGAAAGCAGTTTCTATTTTTTATTATACATCTGGGAGTTTATACAAATACCAGAAAATACCAGAAAAAATCTATTGTGTAAATATGAATTAATGAGTGCTCTGGAAAATATTCTAAGTTTTCAAAAgttctatttatgtatttgtaacATATATATGTCAGCAAATGAGTATTTCACTCTGAAACCTTGCAATTTAGAAAAGCCAGTTGAAAAGGGATCATTTGTGATTATTCATGATCAATTgatcaaatattttttttcaaacttGTCTTACTGTTGTATTTTTCAGTGATGACACAAAAACAAAACCTAGATGATCAGATCTGAATAAATGCCAATGAAAAGTAAAAGTTCTGATTTACCCTTTATAAACCTCACAAGCAATTACCCTTTCCCATTATTAATGACATTAATAATATTTCTGGGACAATAATTTTGTGGAAGTTGTATTTTAACAAGAATTGCCATGACAATTATTGTTAAATGGGTAACTACTTGTATATGTGATTTTGGGACCAATAAAACTCTGAATAGTTGAATGAAAAAACTCAGGCAAACTTATCATACTGCATTTTGATGGTACATTGGCATTGGAATATTGCAATAGACAAATGTCTGCTGTCAAAACTATGGGGGGAATTACCACACAGTCTCAGCGTACAATCACAGAatcatcacagaattgttatggcacggaagaaagccatttggcccaccatgtctgcatcagttctccgaatgagcaattcacctagtAGCAATCCTTCACCTTCTGACCATAACACTGCACAGtatttcttttcagatagcagaTAACTATGAATGTTTCAGTTAAaccagtgtggtgaatcacagtagcgtaattcacactatgttgtactatgtctctgtaagctcagcacacgagcagttgcactgctctgcccctagggggagatgcactgggagtgtacgggagtctgtactgggctccacccttggctcgacccacggctcctccccctaaccggaagtataaaggttgatgctgagagcctgcctgccagttcatctggagttcatcttgtcacaggcaggctctgttgtaagacgattaaaaccactgttcacttctaaccatgtgtcgcatgaattgatggtctcatcaatttaatcgtcttaagaaacagtaaggaatgaccatggaattaGCCCTCAAGCttaatcgactggaactcgacccgcaggatgaaGAGGGGAAATAAATCTTTTTGCATTAGCtccaatgttttaaggcctacctggctgaagcaagcaccacagaaacgacgaaggagcagaaactcagtctactgcatgtGAGGGtcagccatcgtatatctactcagctaaactgtaccggctcatatacagaggccctggccctactcgatagaatgtacgtgaggcctatcaatgaggtctacgcgcgccacgtttttactactcaccGCTAGCGCTCTACAGAATCACTAGAAGaattatcccgggactgtaattatcaggctgtaactgctgcagaacatagagaacttgctgtccgcgatgtctttgttgcaggccttagatcgaattacatgcgccagcgactgctggagaagggggccctaaatttagaagatactgttgaactcgctacaactatagaggtctcatttcgtagcctcacattgtttcctgccgactgcgcgaccccatcatgggcccccgaccagtgactcccccaggcctgcaccgcgcggccacccagccaccatgctgccccagcctgccactttagtggccagccccagcacccgcagcagcactgcgAGGCCCGcaatgtgacctgcagcagctgcgggcgaaaaggtcactacgccagagtgtgcctggcaaggaaggccccagcccctaaacctccagcggcacaaagtaatcaccttccacactcgcaggcccgcagaccctgaaacgcagcggcctatgcccttactccgcccccacccgccacatgtgatccatgggggctgccatcttggcgaCCCCCACCATGCGATCCACCatgggcgactcatgggggccgccatcttggatgccatctttctCGCCGCCCgtcacgtgcaatccacgggggcggccatcttgggccccatcctctccacactcagaaaacacgaatgaagactgcgacctcagcgggcactcatcatggggccatcccagcgcagccgaccgagctgccgactacccgcaactcaatgcagtcacactggaccaatcgcgcccaaagcatctccacaactcaatgacaacggtccaaatcaacgggtatagtacaccgtgccttttcgactccggaggactgagagcttcgtacacccagatctggtaagacgctgttcgctccccgttttccctgcacggcaaactatctccctcgcttcgggttcccactctgtccatatccaagggcgcaccctcgcaactctaacaatccaaggcgctagctactctaatttccaactatacgtcctgcccgaactctgcgccccactcttattgggactcgactttcaatgcaatctcaagagtctcaccctcagcttcggcggacccctaccccctacctccactcactatctgcagcctagccacgctgtgaatctcccccccccctcctctctttgccaacctcactccggact
The sequence above is drawn from the Scyliorhinus canicula chromosome 16, sScyCan1.1, whole genome shotgun sequence genome and encodes:
- the LOC119979719 gene encoding docking protein 1-like isoform X1; the protein is MEDTVKEGLLYMQQQKFRKKWKRVWLILYSQSIHSVARLEYFEFKEGSILSERQMTRKIDRKLIRMSDCVRISEVVADNCSKDSSAFSVETTSKLYTFLTERTDCNDWVQKLTETAFQHPQEDSDAMAMRMKENELYCSHEGVNEYKVLIRRTDASERCELSGMYLLKAGEDALILKNIITEQIVYEWPYMYLRRFGGDKRMFSIESGRRCKSGPGRFEFETKQGKQIFLSVNAAVKMQKDDNEEERCNSDPLESYSLFSENSVTCKQYSGSTRSHKEHTAEHKAQLAKRVSSLISDVSEGMHHLCYDAPPDHQASTPLSKSPVRFQYSFPSSPLFASHDKVNSKLSAGTAENWTTPYSETSPGGGHLTLPLEPPNSTKSIPRQQSSITARGEDTLPHKINESFFRFPSKIGSFNNEHNSVKKSIPSIIMTQHPESLYDTVYSGSNKPECTNVFNQTTNHKKNEHIYEISDDSLLYDEAKELSEAWKVQGRLNDSLGYEYPYNPSADDYAVPKQTSKGAPPRPPKKVPSPRESMQKSDYANVESIIRKRHSCN
- the LOC119979719 gene encoding uncharacterized protein LOC119979719 isoform X2, encoding MTRKIDRKLIRMSDCVRISEVVADNCSKDSSAFSVETTSKLYTFLTERTDCNDWVQKLTETAFQHPQEDSDAMAMRMKENELYCSHEGVNEYKVLIRRTDASERCELSGMYLLKAGEDALILKNIITEQIVYEWPYMYLRRFGGDKRMFSIESGRRCKSGPGRFEFETKQGKQIFLSVNAAVKMQKDDNEEERCNSDPLESYSLFSENSVTCKQYSGSTRSHKEHTAEHKAQLAKRVSSLISDVSEGMHHLCYDAPPDHQASTPLSKSPVRFQYSFPSSPLFASHDKVNSKLSAGTAENWTTPYSETSPGGGHLTLPLEPPNSTKSIPRQQSSITARGEDTLPHKINESFFRFPSKIGSFNNEHNSVKKSIPSIIMTQHPESLYDTVYSGSNKPECTNVFNQTTNHKKNEHIYEISDDSLLYDEAKELSEAWKVQGRLNDSLGYEYPYNPSADDYAVPKQTSKGAPPRPPKKVPSPRESMQKSDYANVESIIRKRHSCN